DNA sequence from the Tachysurus fulvidraco isolate hzauxx_2018 chromosome 1, HZAU_PFXX_2.0, whole genome shotgun sequence genome:
TAACTTGTCCAACGCATCAACATGCCCGCCATATTGGTAGGGGCAAGATTCGAATGTGAGACAGTGCGGGTCTATGGTCTATGGTCTAAAACCAAAACCTTTCGATTTGAAGGAATGCACCTGCattcatatttttatgtaaatgtaaatatacgtTATTGTGGCTGTTTATATTGAGCAAATCTTTAACCAAATCCTGCTTGAGCAAAGCAGGATTCGACTCGGTTTGAATCGGTTCGGCTCGGTTCTTTATGAACATGTGACCAGTGGCGTCAAAAGCGTCGTTTTTGACGGCAACATAATTGCTTTCGGAAGTTATAACTAATGGTGAATATTAAATAACTGATGATAATATATAagtaataatgtaaacatgtattttaCAGCGTAGACGTTATATACTTAATGGGAAATGTGTTAGTCAATAGGTCTTTTACAAACATCTGTAAATTATAATAGAAGCATGAGAGGTTTTTATGCTTAAATAGAACTTTTAATCATATATTAATATTGCATATGAAACTAAAAATGCTGCAGCAGACAGGGCGAGTAGTTGCATTTCATTATTGGTTCCACCAtcggataagggcgtctgtcaaatgctgtaaatgtaaatgtaaatgattttggCCACTAGATGTCGCTATTGTGCAGACCAGTCCCTTCTATCTGCGCATGCGTCAGTCTGAACCACTTCTGTAATTTTAGAGGTGTTGTGTAAATGAAACTGTACAGAAGTTACATTATAGAGTAAACGTTCAAGTTAAGACCAGACGTCTCATAGGTGAGTAAAAATCATGCCAGTTCAGaccagaacattttttttataatagagGTCTTCGGCTATTTTGTGggttaatatactgtacaatagtATGACCCATATAGTCGTTATAAAACGATTATAGGCTTTAAAAGTCGCCCTATTTGTCCACACTTCCATAAGAAAGTGATTGGAAACTGAAGTCAAAGTATACTTCGTAAAGTGAAACGGTTGACTCAGTGGAGCTGGTTCATGAGATTCGctctttttttgttaaatgaagCAGTTGAGTCAGTGAATTGTGTTCAGGAGATTCACACATCTCTTGTTCAATGACTCGGGTGCTATAATAAATAAGGCTAAGAAGATTCGCTCATGTCGAGTTCATTAAAATCAGGTTCAGGAAATGTGTTCATCTGTTTTATGAATCAGTTGACTAAGTGAATCAGGTTCAGGAGATTCTTTCATCTCTCCTTCAGTGAATCAGGTTCAGGAGAGTTGCTCATCTCTTGTTCAATGAATCAAGTTAAGGAGATTCGCTCATCTCCCGTTCATTAAAATCAAGTTCAGGAAATTCGTTCATTTTTTGTTCTATGAAACAATTGACTCGGTGAACCAGGTTCAGGAGAGTCGCTCATCTCTTGATCATTGAGTCAAATCGATTTCATAAGTTCACCATGAATATAAATGGAATGTGTTTCAGTGTATGCAGTTGGAAGTCTTTGTATTGTATACATCTCTAAACATGGGCATGCATGATTATGACTGACAGTGTTCGTTTGTCCACATGAATGATGACTGATAGCGTCTTAAAGCTTatcaagcaaacacacaccagcCCGTGTTCAGACcctattttaatgttttgtcaCTGCTAAGACATTCATTCTCCAAAGGCCAATCCATGCTATAACATTAACCAAAAGAAAAGTTCAGGGTTTCTTCACACATACTGAGCAAAATCTAGAAGACCTTATGAAACACGGGCAGATATGTTGGGAAATTAGTTTTCTATTGTGTTATCTTTTGCCTGGCTCACTTCATTCAGGttagaatttttatttcctCAGGTAACATGTTTGGTTGTGTGGTGGTCGGCGTCGGCATAGCAGGTAAGGTCAGGATCCGAGACCTTCTCACACCACTGGCTTCCAGCGCTGCGGAAATCTTCACTCTTAAGGGCTTGGTGTCTAGGTCAGTGTCGTTTTgactatttcaacacaactaTCACATCCATGAAACTATCTGTCTAGCTTAAAATGGTGGAACCACTGGAGGAgattgttgtgaaaaatcttagtaaaaataattaaagtattattccttacaatactataaccaaagtaaagtattaagccttgcaaaataatacaattggtgtcataagacatatgtaggcgatgttgtaggccagatgtaaacaagaaaagatgtttattgtaatcataaacttagtaaaaaaTAACcagcctagtcagtctgagctctctgatcaacaatgtgtgaggaagtaaGTTCAAGTCAAAAGTTTAGCTGAAACAGGACTCATGAAGGGAGTAGGGCGAGACAGCTGAATCAGGCTGAATCCTGCTGATTCTGAGATTCAGGGTCTAAGGGAAAAGTAGAAATTTAGTAGAAATAgagaaactaaggcttaaaatatgcacatgcaagcccagtctggaaAGGGACAGACTGGGATCATAATGTTCAGTTCATAGGTTCAGTaagcttaaggagtcaacatAGAACAACACttatatacaaagcaacattataacagcaatgGCTTagcaaaaaacagcaatacaacataaccGATATAATCAAGAACTTATCATAATTCCAACTCATAAAGAGaacatataatcaatcaattatataatcagtagaaatcatatacagCATAGAATAGTTAGAAATGAAATAAggaaacttactcattgtagctgtaaaagaGGATTAATTCACAAGACGTCTGTGTTATGGAAGACCGAGTGGCAAATAACTCAAGAATAAGAAGAGACAAGATGATCTGTGGAtgcacatttttaacatttttaacaaagcatacattttaataacaatgaGGAAGTAAGTCGGGAAAAACAAcagggcagacttgtttttctgataaattaAAAGGGCAAACTTACTTGTTtttctgggaaataaggggagGTCTTATATTGAGGAGAGTTCCTTTGGAGGGGGCtttttgcttgcttgcttgctttttttttgttcgaaTGTTTTGGGTGGCAGAGGGATGCTCGCTTGGGTTTTTTCATTTGATCGCTTTTGACTTAAtttttccttgagctcaatggactTGTTGGCTGATTGGTTGCAATAAAGAAGTTCGCTCATTCTCATTGGAGAGTCTtctcattgtttaatttgtatcaaTTTTAGTGTTAACCATAAagtttagtttaaataaattgttaaatagttcatttaatagtaaatagttaatatttaatattcggCTAAAGGTCTGAAAGTGCGGTGCACCCTGCCATATGTCCACTCGGAGgcgggctctgagttccgacaagATATAACCAATGGGAATACTCACGTTAATAATCGGTttatgtgaattaaaaaaataaaccattcGATGTATAAATCAGGAACTGTATCTACAAAGTGGTTCAAGGCGATTTGTGAACTGTAAATGGAGGACGTTGTTGTGACGTTTTTCGGTGCGTAAAACCCGATGTAGCCTCGCGTCTCTAAGCGTAGGTCTACTGTCAAAGATTTTGTTTAATGGCTTTCCTGCATGTAGGAGGATGCTGGATGAGGTGCAGGGAGTCCGACAGATGCCTCTGGAGGAGGCGCTGACCCGCAGTGACGTTCAGGTGGCCTTCATCTGCACAGAAAACACCAGCCATGAAGACTACATCAGGTGCCTGTGctgaataacaaacaaataataaacctCTAGCAGGAAAAATTAatagattcatttattttcgcTCAGCCCTTTTCTTGAAGCAGGGAAACACGTGTCTGTGGAATATCCCATGGTGCTCAGCTACAACGCCGTCGCTGACCTCATGGCCCAGGCACAAAGGAAGGGTGAGCGAATATTCAGTCATAAGTCTAAAATACGTAAAATGACTCAGCGGCAATAGAAACACCACCGAACCTAAGGGATCGATCTCGTCTCCAGGTTTAATCCTGCACGAGGAGCACATCGAGCTCCTCACTCCTGCCTTCAAGCAGCTGAAGAAAGATGTAGCTGGAAAGCAGCTGGAAGAAGGAAGCCTGCATTTCACAGGTACGATCACATCTGCAAGTTCTCCCCACGGCAGCACGTGACCATGTTTATCCCCTGTTTCGTGTCCCGGCGCAGGAGGTCCACTAAAGAGTGGGTCTGGGTTCCTCGCGTTCAGCGGCATGTCCCGACTTACCTGGCTGGTGGATCTTTTTGGAGAGCTCAGCGTTAAAGCAGCGACAATGGACGAACAGCCGGAGAAGAAACACTCAAAGATGACGGTCCAACTGTTAACCAAAGACCAGAAGTGAGTCCACTATTACACAGACTCAAACTATGACGCTAGCTCCTAGCCACAAGTTTAGCATTGTGGAATTAAAAATTAGTAAATTCTCAGCACATCATTTGAACTAACTCAATCCCAGTGACTTGAAATAAGTGTTGAAATTGTTGTTTTGAAATCATGAGATAAAATAACATAACTCGATAATAACGTGTAGAAAAATGAGAACTCAATGTCTTGAAATAACAGGATAATTTTTTTAGCTATCttaaaataatgagataattCAAAATAATGTCAAAATGACAAGACACCAATTACAAACTAACATATCTTGAGAATGACAATGTCTAGGGGAAAAGTGAGGTGCTGTCTTTAAATAACGGGGTGTTATATTGAGCTATCTTGAAATAACAAGTTATGATGTCGTAACGATAAACAATGCCTAGAAAATCAAGGCGATAACTAAAAAAATGTCTTGTATTAACAAGATAACTCCAAATAACCAAGATAACTAACATTTCCTGAAATAACAGCATAATGACTCAAAATACCTACAGGAACGCATAATAATCGTCATAATCGAGGTACAATCGTGCAGATCTCTGTCTTTTGTATATACGTGTTCCGCGCAGACCCCTGACCTGGACAGAGGAACGTGCCGAAGGCTTGAGCCGCGGCAAACACATCCACCTGCGCTTCAGCACCTGCACCATGACCGAGTTTCCGGTCGGCGTCCAGGAGCCCGTGGGATTGTTCATGCAGGACACGGTGCTGTTCGGGAGCAAGCTGCAGGGCTCCGTGCCACCAGAACAACTCCAAGCAGAGAGGAGTCGAATCCTTCACTGCTTCGAGCTGGCTGAGGAGATCAGAACACACTGTCAGGGCACGACGGCCTGAAATAActtagaagagagagaaagggaaaggggCGGGGCAGGACCATACATGAACCCATAGATCCGAATCAGGGATTCTATCTCGTAGCTTTTATACACGCTAGCAATTCATGCCGAGGTCAAAAAGTCGCAGCATTAATAACaagtttgaaatttttttttctaatacagCTACATATTCCTGAAGCTCTGACACCAAGTTAAAGCACGTCTTGCTGGAACAGTGCATCCAGGCGACGTGACGTGGGTTCGGTTTTAAGCACAGCCTAAGCAGCCTTGTGACCTCTTaagatatttaaacaaaaataaatagaataaatgcatgtgtaaaGTGCATTATATTACTGGGTTTAGACCTACGCTACATAGtgaaacttattattattattattaggataACAGCATAATGTTTAaattccacaaacacacaagttagCACACAGTTCCATGATCCTGTATTTAGGTTAAGAACATTACATATAACATAATATCTGTCTAgctataatacaaaatatacaatatttatatacatcatTTATATTTAGCCTCATTTTGTGGTTTTCtacccttttttttatatattgtccAGTCTTGCACAAATGataacacagtaaaataaaaaaaagttcaagaaGCCGTGGTCGTGTGGAATAAACAGAGTGAAACCTGTGAGATCCTGAAGCTCGTGGCCAGAAATGCATACAGAACATATCAGGTATGATAAGATGATGACTTGGTGGAGAAGTAAGACGTCACACCCTGACTGTACCTCCTGTTTAAGATGACGAATAATCAGCTAGGCCACATGAGCCgagaccttttttgttttgtccctCTTCAAAAATACTGTTCATCTTATTCACCCAGTATAAGAAAGCAAACTAATCTATAAACAAGAAGAGATTCACGATAAAGTCTTTAAAAACGAACAGACCGGGCTTCGTAAAAGGACGTCGGTTTTGTTTACGGttgaatagaaagaaaaagaaggaggaaCTGATGGATGGAAACTTTTGAAGTACCTCTGAACATCGGATTCGATTCGGATGCCGGatgatttattttgatatttaactaaaaaaaaaaaaaacggtttgATCTCTAACGTTATTAATGCTAGAGTTAATTAGAAGTCTGACGCTAACTAATCTCGGACACAATCGGTCAAAAGACACGTCCACCTGACGttagcatttcttttttttttttcctggactaCTTTAACAGAAATTCCAAGCAGGTTTGGAAATTCTTTGAGTGAACAAACTTGTATGTCTTCTTGCGTCATCAACCGACtggaaatatttaaatgaaaagaaaaaaaaaggaaaatgtgacaaaaattttgttttttttttttttttttttttttttaaaaagagagcAATGTCCTGGATTAGCATACTGTACAATGTCTGTTTCCAGGATCACGGCGAGAGAAGAGGAATGGCGCTGAACGCTCTCCGTAAGCGAACTGacgaagaaaacaaacaaaaaaaaaaaaacacgtttgCTGCCATCACCCTCACGTAGACTTCTGTCTGTAGTGAAGCGTCAGGTCTCCGCCGCTCTTCCAGATAAAATACTTCACGGTCCTCAAGTCCATGTTTGGATCCAGAACCTAAAAAAAAGAAGGTAGAAAACAAATTACATAAGCATCTAAAAGCAGGTTAAATAGAACaaactctgtctgtgtgtgtgtgtgtgtgagagagagagaagagagacctGATCCTGGCACATGAGTTCGATTTTTTCCTCAGCGAGCATGGCCATGTCTTCTTCCTTCTCCTGCTCTCCGGGCTTCTCCGTTCCCGATGAGCTTGTGGTCTGAGACTCCGTGTCCAGGTTGATGATCTTCTCATAGACGTGCTCCATCACCTTCCTCACCTGCAGCATGTCGCTGGCCGACAGACGGTCCCTAAACATGCCGGGGGACGTACGTGTTAACTCTAACCGAAAGAAAATCCCTCCGTACAGTTTGATGATATCGCAATTTGGTGGCGTGAAGCTTAGCAACGTTTCTATCAATGGAGTTAGTTTAACTTTTCTAGATTTAAATATGACCGATGACTTTATCTTGGAAAACGTCTCCATCGTAGAGCAGAAAACAtgttaaaagtttttaaaaggACATCAATTTACACAGAAGCCCAGAACCGATAATGACATATAATTAAACGtctttatgaaaaaaaatatgaattttttttttaaatgagagaGTTTAAAATAACATAACTCCAAATAACATCTTCGAACAAGATAACCACGATGGTTTGAAATAACGAGATAGATCAAAAGAACATCTCTCGAAACAAGTTAATGTCTTGAGATAACAAGATAGTGAGTCAAAATATAATCTTAGGGAGGAAAAACAAGATAACTAACAATCTCTTAAATTAACAggatgtttattcattcatattctaccgcatatctgaactacctcgggtcacggggagcctgtgcctatctcaggcgtcatcaggcatcgatgccaatcaacctaccatgcatgtctttggaccaggggaggaaaccggagtacccggaggaaacccccgaggcacggggagaacatgcaaactccacacacacaaggcagaggcgggaatcgaacccccaaccctagaggtgtgaggcgaacatgctaaccactaagccaccgtgcccccccttaaCAGGATGTTATTTTGAGTCATCttgaactaaataaaataaataaaataaaatatctcgTAATAAAGAGATAACTCAAAACAATGCATCTTGGAATAATGAGAACTCAAAAGatgagatagagatagataaagAAACGTATCGTAAAGAAAAAGGTGCATTACTTCTTGAGCGTTTTTGCCCCGGAGGATGAGTGAGGCTGTAGGTAGAACGGGATCTTGTTGAATTTAGGCATGTTTTTCTAga
Encoded proteins:
- the blvra gene encoding biliverdin reductase A isoform X2, with amino-acid sequence MFGCVVVGVGIAGKVRIRDLLTPLASSAAEIFTLKGLVSRRMLDEVQGVRQMPLEEALTRSDVQVAFICTENTSHEDYISPFLEAGKHVSVEYPMVLSYNAVADLMAQAQRKGLILHEEHIELLTPAFKQLKKDVAGKQLEEGSLHFTGGPLKSGSGFLAFSGMSRLTWLVDLFGELSVKAATMDEQPEKKHSKMTVQLLTKDQKSLSFVYTCSAQTPDLDRGTCRRLEPRQTHPPALQHLHHDRVSGRRPGARGIVHAGHGAVREQAAGLRATRTTPSREESNPSLLRAG
- the blvra gene encoding biliverdin reductase A isoform X1 is translated as MFGCVVVGVGIAGKVRIRDLLTPLASSAAEIFTLKGLVSRRMLDEVQGVRQMPLEEALTRSDVQVAFICTENTSHEDYISPFLEAGKHVSVEYPMVLSYNAVADLMAQAQRKGLILHEEHIELLTPAFKQLKKDVAGKQLEEGSLHFTGGPLKSGSGFLAFSGMSRLTWLVDLFGELSVKAATMDEQPEKKHSKMTVQLLTKDQKPLTWTEERAEGLSRGKHIHLRFSTCTMTEFPVGVQEPVGLFMQDTVLFGSKLQGSVPPEQLQAERSRILHCFELAEEIRTHCQGTTA